From Salvia splendens isolate huo1 chromosome 3, SspV2, whole genome shotgun sequence, a single genomic window includes:
- the LOC121797063 gene encoding B3 domain-containing protein At2g24670-like: MESESPVELQKATNSTYSPPPRSAQSKLAPPRSIRQNSPHQEHDRPLPPQLPEEFRRAVEEMARGKELTAPATLVIQKELFRTDVSKNHNRLSIPASQISDGFLTEEERRRLRARRKGRVDVRVVDLRR, translated from the exons ATGGAAAGCGAATCTCCggtggaacttcag AAGGCCACAAATTCGACGTACTCGCCGCCGCCGCGCAGCGCGCAATCCAAATTAGCGCCGCCGAGGAGTATAAGGCAAAATTCGCCGCATCAGGAACATGATCGGCCGCTGCCGCCGCAGCTGCCGGAGGAATTCAGGAGGGCGGTCGAGGAGATGGCGCGCGGGAAGGAGTTGACGGCGCCGGCGACGCTGGTGATTCAGAAGGAGCTGTTCCGCACCGACGTGAGCAAAAACCACAACCGCCTCTCGATCCCGGCGAGCCAGATCAGCGACGGCTTCCTGACGGAGGAGGAGCGGCGCCGCCTCAGGGCGAGGAGGAAGGGCCGCGTGGACGTGAGGGTCGTGGATCTGCGTCGGTGA